A region from the Streptomyces tsukubensis genome encodes:
- a CDS encoding carbon-nitrogen hydrolase family protein, translating to MPPLRTALLQSSGTLGSVEANLAELDAAAVRAAAAGARLLVTSELFLTGYAIGDRVPRLAETADGPSAAAVAATAARHGLAVAYGYPERAGDLVHNSVQLIGPDGTRLANYRKTHLFGCFEREWFTPGDLPVVQAELDGLRIGMLICYDVEFPENVRAHALAGTDLLLVPTAQMHPFQFVAESLVPVRAFESQLYIAYVNRTGPEAEFEFVGLSTLAGPDGVARVRAGRGEELLFAEADPDFLAASRAGNPYLADRRPALYGTPG from the coding sequence ATGCCGCCGCTGCGCACAGCCCTGCTCCAGAGCTCCGGAACCCTCGGTTCCGTCGAGGCGAATCTGGCGGAGCTGGACGCGGCGGCGGTCCGTGCGGCGGCCGCCGGGGCCCGGCTGCTGGTCACGTCCGAGCTGTTTCTGACCGGATACGCCATCGGTGACCGGGTGCCCCGGCTCGCGGAGACCGCCGACGGGCCGTCCGCCGCCGCCGTCGCGGCGACGGCCGCCCGCCACGGGCTCGCGGTCGCCTACGGCTATCCGGAGCGCGCGGGCGACCTCGTCCACAACTCCGTACAGCTGATCGGACCGGACGGCACCCGGCTCGCGAACTACCGCAAGACGCACCTCTTCGGCTGTTTCGAACGGGAGTGGTTCACCCCCGGGGACCTGCCGGTGGTCCAGGCGGAGCTGGACGGCCTCCGGATCGGGATGCTGATCTGCTACGACGTGGAGTTCCCGGAGAACGTCAGGGCGCACGCGCTGGCGGGCACCGATCTGCTGCTGGTCCCCACCGCGCAGATGCACCCCTTCCAGTTCGTCGCGGAGTCGCTGGTCCCGGTCCGGGCCTTCGAGAGCCAGCTGTACATCGCCTATGTGAACCGCACCGGCCCCGAGGCCGAGTTCGAGTTCGTCGGGCTCAGCACCCTCGCCGGACCCGACGGGGTGGCCCGGGTCCGGGCCGGCCGGGGCGAGGAGCTGCTCTTCGCCGAGGCCGACCCGGACTTCCTCGCCGCGTCCCGCGCCGGCAATCCGTACCTCGCGGACCGGCGCCCCGCGCTCTACGGCACCCCGGGCTGA
- a CDS encoding SDR family NAD(P)-dependent oxidoreductase — MSALLGKVALVTGGSRGIGAAIVRSLAREGADVAFTYVSAASEEKAKTLVSEVEAVGRRAIAVAADSAVPEAVAAAVGRTAAELGRLDVLVNNAGVFPYGPVEDVSAEELDRVLAIHVKAPFTAVQAALPHLPEGGRIISVGTNFTDRATMANIALYTMSKAALGGLTRALARELGPRGITVNTVNPGPTATDMNPADGEDADEVRASTALGSFLAPEDIAATVVHLAGPGGRLITGTEITVDAGVNA, encoded by the coding sequence ATGAGCGCACTGCTGGGCAAGGTCGCACTGGTGACGGGCGGCAGCCGGGGGATCGGGGCGGCGATCGTCCGTTCCCTGGCGCGGGAGGGCGCGGACGTGGCGTTCACCTATGTGTCGGCCGCCAGCGAGGAGAAGGCGAAGACGCTGGTCTCCGAGGTGGAGGCGGTGGGCCGCAGGGCGATCGCCGTGGCGGCGGACTCGGCGGTCCCCGAGGCCGTGGCCGCCGCCGTCGGCCGGACGGCCGCCGAGCTGGGACGGCTGGACGTCCTCGTCAACAATGCCGGGGTCTTCCCCTACGGCCCCGTCGAGGACGTGAGCGCGGAGGAGCTGGACCGGGTGCTGGCCATTCATGTGAAGGCGCCCTTCACGGCCGTTCAGGCGGCGCTGCCGCATCTGCCGGAGGGCGGCAGGATCATCTCCGTCGGCACCAACTTCACCGATCGCGCCACGATGGCGAACATCGCGCTGTACACGATGAGCAAGGCGGCCCTGGGCGGGCTGACCCGGGCGCTGGCGCGGGAACTGGGCCCCCGCGGCATCACGGTCAACACGGTCAACCCGGGCCCCACCGCAACCGATATGAACCCCGCCGACGGTGAGGACGCCGATGAGGTACGGGCGTCGACGGCGCTCGGGAGCTTCCTCGCCCCCGAGGACATCGCGGCGACGGTGGTCCATCTCGCCGGGCCCGGCGGGAGGCTGATCACGGGCACGGAGATCACGGTGGACGCCGGGGTCAACGCCTGA
- a CDS encoding GuaB1 family IMP dehydrogenase-related protein, with the protein MRFLEPGTGRLTASPSVPYDLTYDDVFMVPRRSAVGSRQGVDLSSKDGTGTTIPLVAANMTAIAGRRMAETLARRGGLAVIPQDIPIEVVTDVVSWVKSRHLVLDTPIVLTPHQTVADALALLPKRAHEAGVVVDEDHRPVGVVTDADLLGVDRFTQLSEVMSRDLVVLDADIDPREAFHHLDNANRRYSPAVDSEGRLVGILTRKGALRATLYTPAVDARGRLRIAAAVGINGDVAGKAKQLLDAGVDTLVVDTAHGHQESMIAAVRAVRSLDPEVPIVAGNIVAAEGVRDLIEAGADIIKVGVGPGAMCTTRMMTGVGRPQFSAVLECAAEAKKYGKHVWADGGVRHPRDVAMALAAGASNVMIGSWFAGTYESPGDLQQTADGRLYKESFGMASARAVRNRTSDESSYDRARKALFEEGISTSRMFLDPIRPGVEDLVDSIIAGVRSSCTYAGAGSLEEFAERAIVGVQSAAGYAEGKPLHASWN; encoded by the coding sequence ATGCGTTTTCTTGAGCCCGGTACGGGCCGGCTGACCGCCAGCCCCTCGGTCCCCTACGACCTGACCTACGACGATGTGTTCATGGTGCCCAGGCGCTCCGCCGTCGGTTCCCGCCAGGGCGTGGACCTGTCGTCGAAGGACGGCACGGGCACCACGATCCCGCTGGTCGCGGCGAATATGACGGCGATCGCCGGACGCCGGATGGCGGAGACGCTGGCCCGCCGCGGCGGTCTCGCCGTCATCCCCCAGGACATTCCGATCGAGGTCGTCACCGACGTCGTCTCCTGGGTGAAGTCCCGCCATCTGGTGCTCGACACCCCCATCGTGCTCACCCCGCACCAGACCGTCGCCGACGCCCTCGCGCTGCTGCCCAAGCGGGCGCACGAGGCCGGTGTCGTCGTGGACGAGGACCACCGGCCGGTCGGTGTCGTCACCGACGCCGACCTCCTCGGCGTCGACCGCTTCACCCAGCTGTCCGAGGTGATGTCCCGCGATCTGGTGGTGCTGGACGCCGATATCGACCCGCGCGAGGCCTTCCACCACCTCGACAACGCCAACCGCCGCTACAGCCCCGCCGTGGACTCCGAGGGCCGTCTCGTCGGCATCCTCACCCGCAAGGGCGCCCTGCGCGCCACGCTCTACACCCCCGCCGTGGACGCCCGGGGCAGGCTGCGGATCGCCGCCGCCGTCGGCATCAACGGCGATGTGGCGGGCAAGGCCAAGCAGCTGCTCGACGCGGGCGTCGACACGCTCGTGGTGGACACCGCCCACGGCCACCAGGAGAGCATGATCGCGGCGGTCCGCGCGGTCCGCTCCCTCGACCCTGAGGTCCCGATCGTCGCGGGCAACATCGTGGCCGCCGAGGGCGTCCGCGACCTCATCGAGGCGGGCGCCGACATCATCAAGGTCGGAGTCGGTCCCGGTGCCATGTGCACCACCCGCATGATGACCGGCGTCGGCCGGCCCCAGTTCTCCGCCGTGCTGGAGTGCGCCGCCGAGGCCAAGAAGTACGGCAAGCACGTCTGGGCCGACGGCGGAGTGCGCCACCCGCGCGACGTGGCGATGGCCCTGGCCGCCGGCGCCTCCAACGTCATGATCGGCTCCTGGTTCGCCGGTACGTACGAATCGCCCGGCGACCTCCAGCAGACCGCCGACGGCCGGCTCTACAAGGAGTCGTTCGGCATGGCGTCCGCCCGCGCGGTCCGCAACCGGACCAGCGACGAATCCTCGTACGACCGGGCCCGCAAGGCCCTGTTCGAGGAGGGCATCTCCACCTCCCGGATGTTCCTCGACCCGATCCGTCCCGGCGTCGAGGACCTGGTCGATTCGATCATCGCGGGCGTCCGTTCCTCCTGCACCTACGCGGGTGCCGGCTCCCTGGAGGAGTTCGCGGAGCGGGCGATCGTCGGAGTCCAGAGCGCCGCCGGATACGCGGAGGGCAAGCCGCTCCACGCGAGCTGGAACTGA
- a CDS encoding metallophosphoesterase family protein, which produces MAKTDGALRAISDLHISYDENRDIVAGLKPNSPDDWLIVAGDVGELMADIEWALGLLAERFARVIWVPGNHELWTVKQETSPLRGVERYRALVELCRRIGVLTPEDPWPVWTGAGGPVRIAPMFLLYDYSFLAPGTTTVEESLAAAHESGIVCTDEFYLHPDPYPGRAEWCAARVEETERRLDEVAGDLPLIMVNHWPLVRTPTEVMTYQEFAQWCGTVRTADWHTRYDVRAVVYGHLHIPRSTVYDGVPFEEVSLGYPREWRRFGLRDELARQILPRPQQP; this is translated from the coding sequence GTGGCGAAGACCGACGGAGCGTTAAGGGCGATCAGCGACCTGCACATCTCCTACGACGAGAACCGCGACATCGTGGCGGGGCTCAAGCCGAACTCGCCCGACGACTGGCTGATCGTGGCCGGGGACGTCGGGGAGCTGATGGCGGACATCGAGTGGGCCCTCGGCCTGCTGGCGGAGCGGTTCGCCCGGGTGATCTGGGTGCCGGGCAACCACGAGCTGTGGACGGTCAAACAGGAGACCAGCCCGCTGCGCGGGGTGGAGCGCTACCGCGCCCTGGTGGAGCTCTGCCGCCGGATCGGCGTGCTCACCCCGGAGGACCCCTGGCCGGTCTGGACGGGCGCCGGCGGTCCGGTGCGGATCGCACCGATGTTCCTGCTGTACGACTACAGCTTCCTGGCCCCCGGGACGACGACGGTCGAGGAGTCGCTGGCCGCGGCCCACGAGTCCGGGATCGTCTGCACCGACGAGTTCTATCTCCATCCGGACCCCTACCCGGGCCGGGCGGAGTGGTGCGCGGCCCGGGTCGAGGAGACCGAGCGCAGGCTCGACGAGGTCGCGGGCGATCTGCCGCTGATCATGGTCAACCACTGGCCGCTGGTGCGGACGCCGACGGAGGTCATGACCTACCAGGAGTTCGCCCAGTGGTGCGGCACGGTGAGGACCGCCGACTGGCACACCCGTTACGACGTCCGGGCGGTCGTCTACGGCCATCTGCACATCCCCCGCAGCACGGTGTACGACGGAGTGCCCTTCGAGGAGGTGTCGCTGGGCTATCCCCGCGAATGGCGCCGCTTCGGGCTCCGTGACGAACTGGCCCGGCAGATCCTCCCCCGCCCGCAGCAGCCCTGA
- a CDS encoding DUF5995 family protein, with protein sequence MVRMEQSTAVGVAGVAERMRALAARWPARDGVAVFNRVYLAVTEELERRIARGEFPDRRAATTLAVLFAERYLAAAGRAESGDRPPACWRPLVEYRRHPGVRPLQFALAGINAHIGHDLALAVVDTCRALDCAPEALERDFDRVGEVLVLLEERIREDLMPGPDLLEVADPLTHLVGVWSLERARDAAWSAAVLLWGVRELPRLAEEFTERLDTGVGLVSRCLLTPWP encoded by the coding sequence ATGGTCCGGATGGAACAGAGCACGGCGGTCGGCGTGGCGGGGGTCGCGGAACGGATGCGGGCACTGGCCGCCCGATGGCCCGCCCGGGACGGTGTCGCCGTCTTCAACCGCGTCTATCTGGCGGTGACCGAGGAGCTGGAGCGGCGGATCGCACGGGGCGAGTTCCCCGACCGGCGGGCGGCCACTACGCTCGCCGTCCTCTTCGCCGAACGCTATCTGGCGGCGGCCGGACGGGCCGAGTCCGGTGACCGCCCGCCCGCCTGCTGGCGCCCCCTCGTCGAGTACCGGCGGCATCCCGGCGTACGGCCGCTCCAGTTCGCCCTCGCCGGGATCAACGCCCATATCGGGCACGATCTGGCGCTCGCGGTGGTCGACACCTGCCGGGCGCTGGACTGCGCCCCGGAGGCCCTGGAGCGGGACTTCGACCGGGTCGGGGAGGTACTCGTCCTGCTGGAGGAGCGGATCAGGGAGGATCTGATGCCCGGTCCCGATCTGCTGGAGGTGGCCGACCCCCTCACCCATCTCGTCGGCGTCTGGAGTCTGGAACGGGCCCGGGACGCCGCCTGGTCCGCGGCCGTACTGCTCTGGGGCGTACGGGAACTCCCCCGGCTGGCGGAAGAGTTCACCGAACGCCTGGACACGGGCGTCGGGCTGGTGAGCCGCTGTCTGCTGACACCGTGGCCCTGA
- a CDS encoding Lrp/AsnC family transcriptional regulator, producing MRLNDLDERIVHALAEDARRSYADIGAQVGLSAPAVKRRVDRLRESGAITGFTVRVDPGALGWQTEGYIELYCRSNTSPEAIERGLEHYPEIVSASTVTGEADAIVQVFASDMRHFERVLERIAGEPFVERTKSVLVLSPLLRRYSAGPSA from the coding sequence GTGCGACTCAACGATCTCGACGAACGCATCGTCCACGCCCTGGCCGAGGACGCCCGCCGCTCCTACGCCGATATCGGCGCACAGGTCGGCCTCTCCGCCCCCGCGGTGAAACGGCGGGTCGACCGGCTGCGCGAGTCCGGGGCCATCACCGGCTTCACGGTACGGGTCGATCCGGGCGCGCTCGGCTGGCAGACCGAGGGGTACATCGAGCTGTACTGCCGCAGCAACACCTCGCCGGAGGCCATCGAACGCGGTCTGGAGCACTACCCCGAGATCGTCTCGGCCTCCACCGTCACCGGCGAGGCCGATGCGATCGTCCAGGTCTTCGCCTCCGATATGCGCCACTTCGAACGGGTGCTGGAGCGGATCGCCGGGGAGCCGTTCGTCGAGCGCACCAAGTCCGTCCTGGTGCTCTCCCCGCTGCTGCGCCGCTACTCGGCGGGCCCCTCCGCCTGA
- a CDS encoding sugar-binding transcriptional regulator — MGPAELVQAAAMARRFYLEGKSKIQIAEEFGVSRFKVARVLETALERDLVRIEIRVPAELDAERSDALRARFGLRHAVVVESPAEADESPDPENLGEVAADLLGELVAEGDVLGLAWGRSTIHMAAALDKLPPCTVVQLTGVYDAGTAERGSVEAVRRAAQVSGGDAHPIYAPMLLPDAATAAALRHQTGIARAFEYFDKVTVAAVSIGSWEAGISTVHDMLSDEERARYASYGVAAEMSAHLFDRDGRRVGRDLGERCITVEADRLRRIPEVVAIAGGQRKAEAIGAVLRSGLVTSLVTDTAAADLLLTAPPGLRPALERADPDA; from the coding sequence ATGGGACCCGCGGAGCTCGTCCAGGCGGCGGCGATGGCCCGCCGGTTCTATCTGGAGGGCAAGTCCAAGATCCAGATCGCGGAGGAGTTCGGCGTCAGCCGCTTCAAGGTCGCACGGGTCCTGGAGACCGCGCTGGAACGGGATCTCGTCCGGATCGAGATCAGGGTCCCGGCCGAACTGGACGCCGAGCGCTCCGACGCGCTGCGCGCCCGGTTCGGGCTGCGGCACGCCGTGGTCGTCGAATCCCCGGCGGAGGCCGACGAATCGCCCGATCCGGAGAACCTGGGCGAGGTCGCGGCGGATCTGCTGGGCGAGCTGGTGGCCGAGGGGGACGTCCTGGGCCTGGCCTGGGGCCGCTCCACCATCCATATGGCCGCGGCCCTCGACAAGCTGCCGCCGTGTACCGTCGTCCAGCTCACCGGGGTGTACGACGCGGGGACCGCGGAGCGCGGCTCCGTCGAGGCGGTCCGCCGGGCCGCCCAGGTCTCGGGCGGCGACGCCCACCCCATCTACGCCCCGATGCTGCTGCCGGACGCCGCGACCGCCGCCGCGCTGCGCCACCAGACCGGGATCGCCCGGGCCTTCGAGTACTTCGACAAGGTCACGGTGGCCGCCGTCTCCATCGGCTCCTGGGAGGCGGGTATCTCCACCGTCCACGACATGCTCTCGGACGAGGAGCGGGCCCGCTACGCCTCCTACGGTGTGGCCGCGGAGATGTCCGCGCACCTCTTCGACCGCGACGGCCGCCGGGTCGGCCGCGATCTCGGCGAGCGGTGCATCACCGTCGAGGCGGACCGCCTGCGCCGGATTCCCGAGGTCGTCGCCATCGCCGGGGGGCAGCGCAAGGCCGAGGCGATCGGCGCCGTGCTCCGGTCCGGTCTGGTGACCAGCCTGGTCACCGACACGGCTGCGGCCGATCTGCTGCTGACCGCGCCGCCCGGGCTGCGCCCGGCGCTGGAGCGCGCCGACCCCGACGCCTGA
- a CDS encoding TetR/AcrR family transcriptional regulator has protein sequence MAGRGRPRSFDREVALARAMETFWIRGYETASMAELTTAMGINSPSLYAAFGSKEQLFREAVELYNAVEGAPIERALTEESTAYGALAAVLRWNARAFTRRDRPTGCLVVLSAVNTGDEAVRRCLAELRAAGIDQFRDRLDRGVREGDLPEDADTATAARFYTAVVQGMAVQARDGAGREELERMAERALAAWSAVTGGPVPGAPTSP, from the coding sequence GTGGCGGGACGCGGGCGCCCGAGGAGCTTCGACCGGGAGGTCGCGCTGGCCCGGGCGATGGAGACCTTCTGGATCCGGGGCTACGAGACGGCTTCGATGGCCGAACTGACCACCGCCATGGGGATCAACTCCCCCAGCCTCTACGCGGCCTTCGGCTCGAAGGAGCAGCTCTTCCGGGAGGCGGTGGAGCTGTACAACGCCGTCGAAGGCGCGCCCATCGAACGCGCGCTCACCGAGGAATCCACCGCGTACGGCGCCCTCGCCGCCGTACTGCGCTGGAACGCTCGTGCGTTCACGCGCCGGGACCGTCCCACCGGCTGTCTGGTCGTCCTCTCCGCCGTGAACACCGGCGACGAGGCCGTCCGGCGGTGTCTGGCCGAGCTCCGCGCGGCCGGGATCGACCAGTTCCGGGACCGGCTGGACCGGGGGGTACGGGAGGGGGACCTGCCCGAGGACGCGGACACGGCCACCGCCGCGCGGTTCTACACCGCGGTCGTCCAGGGCATGGCGGTCCAGGCCAGGGACGGTGCCGGGCGGGAGGAGCTGGAGCGGATGGCGGAGCGGGCGCTCGCGGCGTGGAGCGCCGTGACGGGCGGCCCGGTCCCCGGGGCGCCGACGTCCCCCTGA
- a CDS encoding flavin monoamine oxidase family protein — translation MTSTVPTAVQHTDAQPPITMFGPDFPYAYDDFLAHPAGLGQIPATEHGSEVAVIGGGLSGLITAYELMKMGLKPVLYEADRIGGRLRTVGFDGCDPELSAEMGAMRFPPSSTALQHYIDLVGLTTRPFPNPLAPETPSTVVDLKGTSHYARTVDDLPQVYRDVMDAWNACLEEGADFTAMNRAMRERDVPKIREIWARLVEKLDNQTFYGFLCASESFSSFRHREIFGQVGFGTGGWDTDFPNSILEILRVVYSEADDHHRGIVEGSQQLPLRLWERAPEKIVHWPQGTSLASLHEGGEHRPAVTRLNRTAGNRITVTDASGDIRTYRAAVFTAQSWMLLSKIACDDALLPIDHWTAVERTHYMESSKLFVPVDRPFWLDKDPVTGRDTMSMTLTDRMTRGTYLLDDGPDKPAVICLSYTWCDDSLKWLPLSANERMEVMLKSLGEIYPDVDIRSHIIGNPVTVSWENEPYFMGAFKANLPGHYRYQRRLFTHFMQDRLPEDQRGIFLAGDDISWTAGWAEGAVQTALNAVWGVMHHFGGGTDASNPGPGDVYEEIAPVELPED, via the coding sequence ATGACGTCCACGGTGCCCACCGCCGTCCAGCACACCGACGCGCAGCCGCCGATCACCATGTTCGGGCCGGACTTCCCCTATGCGTACGACGACTTCCTCGCCCATCCGGCCGGGCTCGGGCAGATCCCGGCGACCGAGCACGGCAGCGAGGTCGCGGTGATCGGCGGCGGGCTCTCCGGCCTCATCACCGCCTACGAGCTGATGAAGATGGGCCTCAAGCCCGTGCTGTACGAGGCCGACCGGATCGGCGGACGGCTGCGGACCGTCGGCTTCGACGGCTGCGATCCGGAGCTGAGCGCCGAGATGGGCGCCATGCGCTTCCCGCCGTCCTCGACCGCGCTCCAGCACTACATCGACCTGGTGGGGCTCACCACCCGGCCCTTCCCCAACCCGCTGGCGCCCGAGACCCCGTCGACCGTGGTCGACCTGAAGGGCACGTCGCACTACGCGCGGACCGTCGACGACCTCCCGCAGGTCTACCGCGATGTGATGGACGCGTGGAACGCCTGTCTGGAGGAGGGCGCCGACTTCACCGCCATGAACCGCGCGATGCGCGAGCGGGACGTGCCGAAGATCCGGGAGATCTGGGCCCGTCTGGTGGAGAAGCTGGACAACCAGACCTTCTACGGCTTCCTCTGCGCCTCCGAGTCCTTCTCCTCCTTCCGCCACCGGGAGATCTTCGGGCAGGTCGGCTTCGGCACCGGCGGCTGGGACACCGACTTCCCCAACTCCATCCTGGAGATCCTCCGGGTCGTCTACTCGGAGGCCGACGACCACCACCGCGGCATCGTCGAGGGCAGCCAGCAGCTGCCGCTGCGGCTGTGGGAGCGGGCGCCGGAGAAGATCGTCCACTGGCCCCAGGGCACGTCCCTGGCCTCCCTCCACGAGGGCGGCGAGCACCGCCCGGCCGTGACCCGGCTCAACCGGACCGCGGGCAACCGGATCACCGTCACGGACGCCTCCGGGGATATCCGCACCTACCGGGCGGCGGTCTTCACCGCCCAGTCCTGGATGCTGCTGTCCAAGATCGCCTGTGACGACGCGCTCCTCCCGATCGACCACTGGACCGCCGTCGAACGCACCCACTACATGGAGTCGTCGAAGCTGTTCGTCCCGGTCGACCGGCCGTTCTGGCTGGACAAGGACCCGGTGACCGGGCGGGACACGATGTCGATGACGCTCACCGACCGGATGACCCGCGGGACGTACCTCCTGGACGACGGCCCGGACAAGCCGGCCGTCATCTGCCTCTCGTACACCTGGTGCGACGACAGTCTGAAGTGGCTGCCGCTCTCCGCGAACGAGCGGATGGAGGTGATGCTGAAGTCCCTCGGCGAGATCTATCCGGACGTCGACATCCGCAGCCACATCATCGGCAACCCGGTGACCGTGTCCTGGGAGAACGAGCCGTACTTCATGGGCGCGTTCAAGGCCAATCTGCCCGGCCACTACCGCTACCAGCGGCGGCTGTTCACCCACTTCATGCAGGACCGGCTGCCGGAGGACCAGCGCGGGATCTTCCTCGCGGGCGACGACATCTCGTGGACCGCGGGCTGGGCCGAGGGCGCCGTGCAGACCGCGCTGAACGCGGTCTGGGGCGTCATGCACCACTTCGGCGGCGGAACCGACGCCTCCAACCCGGGGCCGGGCGATGTGTACGAGGAGATCGCGCCGGTCGAACTGCCGGAGGACTGA
- a CDS encoding uracil-xanthine permease family protein translates to MNLGVRWTLHGDGRTPAPGAVVRPDERLSWPRTAGLGAQHVVAMFGASFVAPVLMGLDPNLAIMMSGVATMIFLLATRGRVPSYLGCSLSFVGVAATIRAGGGDSATVTGAVFVVGVALFLSGLAVQRFGARIIHAAMPPIVTGAVVMLIGFNLAPVTATTYWPQDQWTALLVMLFTGLAVVCLRGFFSRIAIFLGLLFGYLLSWVLDRVFGKINSPMGGGEAVDHWRLDLSGVAKADWVGLPSFHAPAFEWSAILVALPVVIALIAENAGHVKAVGEMTGDSLDDKLGTAIAADGAASMLSTAVGGPPNTTYSENIGVMAATRVYSTAAYWAAAVFALLFGLCPKFGAIVAAIPGGVLGGITVILYGMIGLLGAQIWINAKVDLRNPLNLVPAAAGIVIGVGGVELKITDDFELGGIALGTIVVITGYHVLRAFAPAHMKTEEPLLDSGTSSYDSASGTASADPAAADGQDGRDGSAGKREPGDRD, encoded by the coding sequence GTGAACCTCGGCGTGCGCTGGACCCTGCACGGCGACGGGCGGACCCCCGCTCCGGGCGCCGTCGTACGCCCCGACGAACGGCTCTCGTGGCCGCGGACCGCGGGGCTCGGCGCCCAGCACGTGGTGGCCATGTTCGGCGCGTCCTTCGTCGCGCCGGTCCTGATGGGTCTCGACCCCAATCTCGCGATCATGATGTCCGGCGTCGCCACCATGATCTTCCTGCTGGCGACCCGCGGCCGGGTCCCCAGCTACCTCGGCTGTTCGCTCTCGTTCGTCGGCGTCGCGGCCACGATCCGGGCGGGCGGCGGGGACAGCGCCACCGTCACCGGCGCGGTCTTCGTCGTCGGTGTCGCGCTCTTCCTCTCGGGTCTGGCCGTTCAGCGGTTCGGCGCGCGGATCATCCACGCGGCGATGCCCCCGATCGTGACCGGTGCCGTCGTCATGCTCATCGGTTTCAATCTGGCCCCGGTGACGGCGACGACGTACTGGCCCCAGGACCAGTGGACGGCCCTGCTGGTGATGCTGTTCACCGGGCTCGCCGTGGTCTGTCTCCGCGGTTTCTTCTCCCGGATCGCCATCTTCCTCGGCCTCCTCTTCGGCTATCTGCTCTCCTGGGTCCTCGACCGGGTCTTCGGGAAGATCAACTCCCCCATGGGCGGCGGCGAGGCCGTCGACCACTGGCGGCTGGACCTGTCGGGGGTCGCGAAGGCCGACTGGGTCGGGCTGCCGTCCTTCCACGCCCCCGCCTTCGAGTGGTCGGCGATCCTGGTGGCGCTCCCCGTCGTCATCGCGCTGATCGCGGAGAACGCGGGCCACGTCAAGGCCGTCGGTGAGATGACCGGCGATTCCCTCGACGACAAGCTGGGGACGGCGATCGCGGCGGACGGTGCCGCTTCGATGCTCTCCACCGCGGTGGGCGGCCCGCCGAACACCACGTACTCCGAGAACATCGGCGTGATGGCGGCCACCCGCGTCTACTCCACGGCCGCCTACTGGGCCGCGGCCGTCTTCGCGCTCCTCTTCGGCCTCTGCCCGAAGTTCGGCGCGATCGTGGCGGCCATCCCGGGCGGTGTGCTCGGCGGCATCACCGTCATCCTCTACGGAATGATCGGTCTGCTGGGCGCCCAGATCTGGATCAACGCCAAGGTCGACCTGCGGAATCCGCTGAATCTGGTCCCGGCCGCCGCGGGCATCGTGATCGGCGTCGGCGGCGTCGAGCTGAAGATCACGGACGATTTCGAGCTCGGCGGGATCGCGCTCGGCACGATCGTCGTCATCACCGGCTACCACGTGCTGCGGGCCTTCGCCCCGGCCCATATGAAGACCGAGGAACCGCTGCTGGACTCGGGGACCTCCAGCTACGACTCCGCGTCCGGTACCGCATCCGCGGACCCCGCCGCTGCGGACGGGCAGGACGGACGGGACGGCTCCGCGGGGAAGCGGGAGCCCGGCGACCGCGACTGA
- the rpe gene encoding ribulose-phosphate 3-epimerase — MAVQISPSILSADFARLAEEAKAVGGPGGADWLHVDVMDNHFVPNLTLGVPVVESLSRATDTPLDCHLMIEDPDRWAPQYVEAGAGSVTFHVEAAAAPVRLAREIRAKGARASMALKPATPIEPYEDLLPELDMLLIMTVEPGFGGQAFLDIMLPKIRRTRELIAKHGLELWLQVDGGVAASTIERCAEAGADVFVAGSAVYGAEDPAAAVRALRSAAEQTVATAGWACAH; from the coding sequence ATGGCCGTACAGATCAGTCCCAGTATTCTCTCCGCCGACTTCGCCCGACTGGCCGAGGAGGCGAAGGCCGTGGGGGGCCCCGGCGGCGCCGACTGGCTCCATGTCGATGTGATGGACAACCACTTCGTGCCGAATCTGACGCTGGGCGTCCCGGTCGTGGAGTCGCTCAGCCGGGCCACCGACACCCCGCTGGACTGCCATCTGATGATCGAGGACCCCGACCGCTGGGCGCCGCAGTACGTGGAGGCGGGCGCGGGTTCGGTGACGTTCCATGTGGAGGCGGCGGCCGCGCCGGTCCGGCTGGCCAGGGAGATCAGGGCCAAGGGGGCCAGGGCGTCGATGGCGCTCAAGCCGGCCACCCCGATCGAACCGTACGAGGACCTGCTCCCCGAACTGGACATGCTGCTGATCATGACGGTGGAGCCGGGCTTCGGCGGCCAGGCCTTCCTGGACATCATGCTGCCCAAGATCCGCCGCACCCGGGAGCTGATCGCCAAGCACGGCCTGGAGCTCTGGCTCCAGGTCGACGGCGGCGTCGCCGCCTCGACCATCGAGCGGTGCGCGGAGGCCGGCGCCGACGTGTTCGTCGCGGGTTCCGCGGTGTACGGCGCCGAGGACCCGGCCGCCGCGGTCCGCGCGCTGCGCAGCGCGGCCGAACAGACCGTCGCCACGGCGGGCTGGGCCTGCGCACACTGA